A portion of the Scleropages formosus chromosome 13, fSclFor1.1, whole genome shotgun sequence genome contains these proteins:
- the LOC108925210 gene encoding zinc finger C4H2 domain-containing protein-like, producing the protein MADEQEIMCKLENIKEIRNKTIQMERIKSRLKSEFEALECEEKHLKEYKQEMDLLLQEKMAHVEELRLIHADINVMENTIKQSENDLNKLLENTRRLHDEYKPLKEHVDTLRVALGLQRLPSLCDEEEKLSLDYFEKQKADWQTEQQEPSIPESLVAAAAQQLQVSRKQDARQTAAFRQQPPPMKACLSCHQQIHRNAPICPLCKAKSRSRNPKKPKRKPDE; encoded by the exons ATGGCGGACGAGCAGGAGATCATGTGCAAATTGGAAAACATTAAGGaaataag AAACAAGACCATTCAAATGGAGAGGATAAAGTCTCGTCTCAAGAGTGAATTCGAAGCATTAGAGTGTGAGGAGAAGCACCTGAAGGAGTACAAACAGGAGATGGACCTTTTGTTGCAGGAGAAGATGGCCCACGTGGAAGAGTTGCGCCTGATACATGCTGACATAAATGTG ATGGAGAATACAATAAAGCAGTCTGAAAATGACCTCAACAAGCTGCTGGAGAACACAAGGCGCCTTCATGATGAGTATAAACCACTGAAGGAACATGTGGACACACTGAGGGTGGCGCTGGGCCTGCAGAGACTCCCGAGTCTCTGTGATGAGGAGGAGAAGCTGTCCCTCGA ttattttgagAAGCAAAAAGCCGATTGGCAGACAGAGCAGCAGGAGCCATCGATCCCAGAATCCCTGGTGGCGGCTGctgctcagcagctgcaggtctCTCGGAAACAGGATGCCCGGCAGACGGCTGCATTCCGGCAGCAGCCCCCCCCAATGAAG GCATGCCTGTCTTGTCATCAGCAAATCCACCGTAACGCTCCCATATGTCCGCTGTGCAAAGCCAAAAGCCGCTCCAGAAACCCCAAGAAACCTAAACGGAAGCCAGACGAATGA